The Lacipirellula parvula genome window below encodes:
- a CDS encoding XdhC family protein: MPSPHGYVERLAELAAAGAPFVSVTLVGAVGSTPSDVGSKMLVTAAGLDFGTVGGGRVEAKAIAAAQQLLHNEPPTCEPGGSSPRSSVTPSPQLVEWNLQRDVGMTCGGVVQLFFEIYNHGEWQIVIFGAGHVAAAVIAALLPLPCRILCVDPRDEWLAKLPDHPRLRRHCLADPAALLGDLPRDAFVLCMTMGHRTDRPILEAIFRQGQKFPYLGVIGSAAKRAVLRRELLASGIPEEQADAFHCPIGLPLGSNLPAEIAISVVAQLLQVRDALKSPA; encoded by the coding sequence ATGCCCTCCCCTCACGGATACGTCGAACGCCTCGCCGAGCTCGCCGCCGCCGGCGCGCCGTTCGTGAGCGTCACGCTTGTCGGCGCCGTGGGGAGCACGCCGAGCGACGTCGGCAGCAAGATGCTCGTCACGGCGGCGGGGCTCGACTTCGGCACCGTCGGCGGCGGCCGCGTCGAAGCCAAAGCGATCGCCGCAGCGCAACAACTCCTCCACAACGAACCGCCCACCTGCGAGCCGGGGGGTTCATCCCCCCGGTCTTCCGTCACTCCTTCCCCCCAGCTCGTCGAGTGGAACCTCCAACGCGACGTCGGCATGACCTGCGGCGGAGTCGTCCAGCTCTTCTTCGAAATCTACAATCACGGCGAATGGCAGATTGTCATCTTCGGCGCCGGCCACGTCGCGGCGGCGGTCATCGCCGCGCTGCTCCCCCTTCCCTGCCGCATCCTTTGCGTCGACCCGCGCGACGAATGGCTCGCCAAGCTCCCCGACCACCCACGGCTTCGCAGACACTGCCTTGCTGATCCTGCCGCGCTGTTGGGCGACCTCCCCCGCGACGCCTTCGTCCTCTGCATGACGATGGGCCACCGCACCGACCGGCCGATTCTCGAAGCGATCTTTCGGCAGGGCCAGAAATTTCCGTATCTCGGCGTCATCGGCAGCGCCGCCAAGCGAGCGGTTCTCCGCCGCGAACTCCTAGCGTCAGGCATTCCAGAAGAACAAGCCGATGCGTTCCACTGCCCGATCGGCCTGCCGCTCGGCAGCAATCTGCCGGCGGAGATCGCGATCAGCGTCGTCGCCCAACTGCTTCAAGTTCGCGACGCACTCAAAAGCCCCGCCTAG
- a CDS encoding DUF1559 domain-containing protein, with translation MLLTTTAVAFIVFGFHSVWVSGRLRATSNHITNSMKQIGLGLSNYADTQDTGVANHSVDDAGAPLNSWRWLITPFVAQLDSNMDWSYHESWQSPANRDLREMHFDVYCLAPSTSDCNTNIFAIVGDDTAISPNPAAHWSELPADVLILMEVANSGKNWMEPGDYDVDELLAQSGRLGSSVKGLLNDRIHVMFADGQVWAISSDAPMTVLHPFLTITGAKNADRNELLSAWRVN, from the coding sequence TTGCTGCTCACCACCACCGCAGTCGCATTCATCGTCTTCGGATTTCATTCGGTTTGGGTTAGCGGTCGACTGCGTGCGACCTCCAACCACATCACAAACTCGATGAAGCAAATCGGACTCGGTCTGAGCAACTACGCTGACACCCAAGATACTGGCGTGGCCAATCACTCTGTTGACGATGCCGGCGCGCCGCTTAATAGTTGGCGTTGGTTAATCACCCCCTTCGTCGCGCAGCTCGATAGCAACATGGATTGGAGTTATCACGAATCATGGCAATCTCCCGCCAATCGCGATCTCAGAGAAATGCATTTTGACGTGTATTGCTTGGCCCCGTCTACAAGCGACTGCAACACGAACATCTTTGCCATCGTAGGCGACGATACGGCAATTTCCCCGAATCCTGCCGCTCATTGGAGTGAACTCCCTGCGGATGTCCTGATCTTAATGGAAGTTGCCAATTCGGGAAAAAATTGGATGGAGCCTGGCGACTACGACGTTGACGAGTTGCTAGCCCAGAGTGGCCGACTCGGCAGCTCAGTGAAAGGGCTCCTCAACGACCGCATCCACGTCATGTTTGCTGACGGTCAAGTTTGGGCGATCTCCTCCGACGCACCGATGACTGTCCTCCATCCGTTCCTGACAATCACCGGCGCCAAGAACGCAGACCGCAACGAGCTTCTGTCTGCATGGCGAGTCAACTAA
- the xdhB gene encoding xanthine dehydrogenase molybdopterin binding subunit has translation MPSVGQTIPHDSAVGHVTGQAYYLDDMPSMAGELHVAFVPSPIACGTLTGIDATAALAIPGVAAVYTVADIPAHNMFGPLAADEPFLADRELLYVGQPVAIVAAESRAALHHGIAAVELKYSEQQPLLTLEESIARERFLGVERRIARGGEIEAELKKAPHRLSGTFHIGGQEQFYLESQAAIAYPGEDGQMVVHSSTQNPTEIQTVVAEMLGVGFHEVVCVTKRMGGGFGGKETQAAIPAMMAALVARKTGRAARVIFDKDTDMCSTGKRHPYLVRWEVGFERDGRIHALKYDYYSNGGCSLDLSPSIMERTLLHSDNAYYIPHADFRGRICFTNLPSNTAFRGFGGPQAMAATENILESIAQHLAIDAYDVRRANVYGVTDRNVTPYGQIVEKNHLPEIFDALAASSQYHARRAEIARRNANDPLTLRGLALTGMKFGISFTSKFLNQGNALVNLYTDGTVQVSTGGTEMGQGLNTKIRQLVADEFGLDPARVRLMATSTEKNNNASPTAASASTDLNGAAAVRACQQIKRRLKKFAADRLSDKAEGLTPSPRHIVFADNVVYDTRRPELRIAFGPLCDEARRERVDLGARGFFATPGIDFNRETGRGTPFFYFTQGAAAVEVAIDRFTGELTVARADLLIDIGRSINPGVDRGQIIGGFIQGMGWVTAEALTYNDKGVLLSHSPTTYKIPAITDVPIDFRLSLFDNDDNVQNIRRSKAVGEPPLMLGIAAWAAVKNALTYTSSEAATSLNLPATGEEILRCLSFQVPTHPGSPKTAYQA, from the coding sequence ATGCCGAGCGTCGGCCAAACCATCCCGCACGATTCCGCCGTCGGCCACGTCACCGGCCAGGCGTACTACCTCGACGATATGCCGTCGATGGCGGGGGAGCTTCACGTTGCGTTCGTGCCCAGCCCCATCGCCTGTGGCACGCTCACAGGCATCGATGCGACAGCAGCGCTGGCGATCCCCGGCGTCGCGGCCGTCTACACAGTTGCCGACATTCCCGCGCACAACATGTTCGGCCCGCTCGCAGCCGATGAGCCGTTTCTCGCCGACCGCGAACTCCTCTACGTGGGCCAGCCGGTCGCCATCGTCGCCGCTGAATCCCGCGCCGCGCTCCATCACGGCATCGCCGCGGTCGAATTGAAATATTCAGAGCAACAGCCGCTCCTTACGCTCGAAGAATCGATCGCTCGAGAGCGCTTCCTCGGCGTCGAACGCCGCATCGCCCGCGGCGGCGAGATCGAAGCCGAACTGAAAAAAGCGCCCCATCGCCTCAGCGGCACGTTCCACATCGGCGGTCAGGAGCAGTTCTATCTTGAATCGCAGGCCGCTATCGCCTACCCCGGCGAAGATGGCCAAATGGTCGTTCACAGCTCGACGCAAAACCCAACGGAAATCCAAACCGTCGTCGCCGAGATGCTCGGCGTCGGCTTTCACGAAGTTGTTTGCGTCACGAAGCGAATGGGGGGCGGCTTCGGCGGCAAGGAAACACAGGCGGCGATCCCCGCGATGATGGCGGCGCTCGTCGCTCGTAAAACGGGTCGCGCCGCGCGAGTGATCTTCGACAAAGACACCGACATGTGCTCCACCGGCAAGCGGCATCCCTACCTCGTCCGCTGGGAGGTCGGCTTCGAGCGTGACGGCCGCATCCACGCGCTGAAGTACGACTATTATTCGAACGGCGGTTGCTCGCTCGACCTTTCGCCGTCGATCATGGAGCGGACGCTGCTCCATTCCGACAACGCCTACTATATTCCGCACGCCGATTTCCGTGGCCGCATTTGCTTCACGAACCTGCCATCGAACACAGCGTTCCGCGGCTTCGGCGGTCCGCAGGCGATGGCGGCGACCGAGAACATCCTCGAGTCAATCGCCCAGCATCTCGCGATCGACGCCTACGATGTGCGTCGCGCGAATGTCTACGGCGTCACCGACCGAAATGTCACGCCCTACGGCCAGATCGTCGAGAAGAATCACCTGCCTGAAATCTTCGACGCCCTCGCCGCCTCTTCGCAATATCACGCCCGCCGCGCGGAGATCGCCCGCCGCAACGCGAACGATCCGCTCACGCTCCGCGGCCTCGCCCTCACCGGGATGAAATTCGGCATCAGTTTCACTTCGAAGTTCCTTAATCAAGGGAACGCGCTGGTAAACCTCTACACCGACGGCACGGTACAGGTTTCCACCGGCGGCACCGAGATGGGCCAGGGCCTCAACACGAAGATTCGCCAACTCGTCGCCGACGAGTTCGGCCTCGATCCGGCCCGCGTCCGCTTGATGGCGACCTCGACCGAGAAAAACAACAACGCCTCGCCGACCGCCGCCTCGGCGAGCACCGACCTCAACGGCGCCGCCGCGGTGCGAGCCTGCCAGCAGATCAAACGCCGGTTGAAGAAGTTCGCCGCCGACCGACTGTCCGACAAGGCCGAAGGCCTCACGCCATCGCCGCGGCACATCGTCTTCGCGGATAACGTCGTCTACGATACTCGCCGCCCCGAACTGCGAATCGCCTTCGGCCCGCTGTGCGACGAAGCCCGCCGCGAACGGGTCGACCTCGGCGCCCGCGGGTTCTTCGCCACGCCGGGCATCGACTTTAACCGCGAAACGGGGCGAGGCACGCCCTTCTTCTACTTCACGCAAGGCGCCGCTGCCGTTGAAGTCGCGATCGACCGCTTCACCGGCGAGTTGACCGTCGCCCGCGCCGACCTGCTGATCGACATCGGCCGCTCGATCAACCCGGGCGTCGATCGCGGCCAAATCATCGGCGGTTTTATTCAGGGGATGGGCTGGGTCACCGCGGAGGCCCTCACCTACAACGACAAAGGCGTGCTGCTGAGCCACTCGCCGACGACGTACAAAATCCCGGCGATCACAGACGTTCCCATCGACTTTCGATTGTCGTTATTCGACAATGATGATAATGTCCAAAACATCCGCCGCAGCAAAGCGGTTGGCGAGCCGCCGCTGATGCTCGGCATTGCGGCCTGGGCTGCGGTGAAGAATGCATTGACCTATACGAGCTCCGAGGCGGCGACTTCTCTAAATTTACCGGCGACTGGAGAGGAGATTTTACGATGTCTCAGTTTTCAAGTCCCGACGCATCCGGGTTCGCCCAAGACGGCGTATCAAGCATAA
- a CDS encoding xanthine dehydrogenase small subunit, whose product MRDHLLLFINGEQREVRGGDAFLSVSDYLRLRCGLVGTKIVCSEGDCGACTTLIGRPAANRQQLDYKPVDSCIQFMFQLDGTHIVTVEGLRRDGTLNAVQQAMVDCHGSQCGFCTPGFVMAMTGLLEQQKALDEPTLRSELTGNLCRCTGYTPIIDSGLKCNGADHDRLAQLYPAAPMLGAFASTGDDELRLETTSFGVQHVACSPRTLEEALDFLAMQPTATIVAGATDIGVRANKAHRLPPVILDLNRIAELEAIAVGDGVFRCGARASWTTLLAAFRQAAPAFARILQLFGAPQIRHVGTIAGNIANASPIADSLPFLLVMEAVLVLASKSGRREVNINQFYHGYKKLELKPGELITEVRIPLPAESELLQLYKVSRRRDLDISGFTAAVRMQLDGDAIKQASIAFGAVGPTVMRARQTERFLVGEPLTLETMQTAGDIAVNEVTPIDDVRGSAEYRRQLTRNVLLKFYYQTQSQLAAV is encoded by the coding sequence ATGCGCGACCACCTGCTCCTCTTCATCAACGGTGAACAACGCGAAGTCCGCGGCGGGGATGCGTTCCTGTCGGTGTCGGATTATCTGCGACTTCGTTGCGGCTTGGTCGGAACGAAGATCGTCTGCAGCGAAGGGGATTGCGGCGCCTGCACCACACTCATCGGCCGTCCAGCTGCCAATCGCCAGCAGCTCGACTACAAGCCTGTCGATTCCTGCATCCAATTCATGTTCCAGCTCGACGGCACGCACATTGTCACCGTCGAAGGGCTCCGCCGCGACGGCACGCTCAACGCTGTGCAGCAGGCGATGGTCGATTGTCATGGCTCGCAATGCGGTTTTTGCACGCCGGGCTTTGTCATGGCGATGACCGGGCTGCTAGAGCAGCAAAAGGCACTCGACGAACCGACGCTCCGCTCCGAACTCACCGGCAACCTCTGCCGCTGCACAGGCTATACGCCGATCATCGACTCCGGCTTGAAATGCAACGGCGCCGATCACGATCGGCTCGCGCAACTCTATCCCGCCGCACCGATGCTGGGTGCGTTTGCTAGCACTGGCGACGACGAACTGCGTCTCGAAACGACTTCATTCGGCGTGCAGCATGTCGCCTGCTCGCCTCGCACGCTGGAGGAGGCGCTCGATTTCCTCGCGATGCAGCCGACGGCCACAATCGTCGCCGGCGCCACCGACATCGGCGTCCGCGCAAACAAAGCCCACCGCTTGCCGCCGGTGATCCTCGATTTGAATCGCATTGCGGAACTCGAAGCCATCGCGGTGGGAGACGGCGTCTTCCGTTGCGGCGCCCGCGCAAGCTGGACGACGCTGCTCGCAGCATTCCGCCAAGCAGCGCCGGCGTTTGCCCGCATCTTGCAACTCTTTGGCGCCCCGCAAATCCGGCACGTCGGCACGATCGCCGGCAACATTGCGAACGCCTCGCCGATCGCCGATTCGCTCCCGTTCTTGCTCGTGATGGAAGCGGTGCTGGTGCTGGCCAGTAAGTCGGGCCGCCGCGAGGTGAACATCAATCAGTTCTACCACGGCTACAAAAAGCTCGAACTGAAACCGGGCGAACTCATTACCGAAGTTCGCATCCCGCTGCCAGCGGAGAGCGAGTTGCTGCAACTTTACAAAGTCTCTCGCCGTCGCGATCTCGATATCTCCGGCTTCACCGCCGCCGTCCGGATGCAACTCGACGGCGACGCAATCAAACAAGCAAGCATCGCCTTCGGCGCCGTCGGCCCGACAGTGATGCGAGCGAGGCAAACCGAACGCTTCCTCGTCGGGGAACCGCTCACTCTCGAAACAATGCAAACGGCCGGCGACATCGCGGTCAACGAAGTGACGCCCATCGACGACGTTCGCGGCTCCGCGGAGTACAGACGACAGCTAACTCGCAACGTGCTGCTGAAGTTTTACTACCAAACACAATCGCAACTTGCGGCGGTATAA
- a CDS encoding allantoate amidohydrolase, which produces MVNESSEWQRLAADVMERCDALARCSDEPGRITRLFCTPAMRDAHRLVSGWMEAAGMSGRCDAAGNLRGTYAPTGCDAKRCVVIGSHLDTVGDAGRYDGILGVMMGIAVVEAVRQANVALPWAMEVIGFSEEEGVRFRLPFIGSRALVGTFDPQLLTLCDDAGVSLGRALTAFGCDPHAIDACRVLEGEIVAYLEPHIEQGPLLEAVHQPLGVVTAIAGQTRLTVEWAGEGGHAGTAPMNLRNDPLPIAGRWAIAVEELARATPGLVATVGRFVVDPNVPNCIPRMVTASLDVRHQDDAVRIMAVAKLLALAEELAQGANLAVRVERQHEHAAVAMDVELTAGLAAAVTEVDAAPRLMVSGAGHDAGVVARAAPTAMLFLRSPGGVSHHPAEAVHAADVALGLEALVMFVKQLAAQSAAASR; this is translated from the coding sequence GTGGTCAATGAAAGTTCTGAGTGGCAGCGCTTGGCTGCGGACGTGATGGAGCGGTGCGACGCGCTCGCACGCTGCAGCGACGAACCGGGACGGATTACACGACTCTTCTGCACGCCGGCGATGCGCGACGCCCATCGGCTCGTCTCCGGTTGGATGGAAGCTGCTGGCATGAGCGGCCGTTGCGACGCGGCGGGGAACCTGCGGGGAACTTACGCACCGACCGGTTGCGATGCGAAGCGGTGCGTGGTGATCGGTTCGCACCTCGACACCGTCGGCGACGCCGGCCGCTACGACGGCATCCTCGGCGTGATGATGGGGATTGCCGTGGTCGAGGCGGTGCGGCAGGCGAACGTTGCGTTGCCGTGGGCGATGGAAGTGATCGGTTTTTCCGAGGAGGAGGGCGTTCGCTTTCGCTTGCCGTTCATTGGGAGTCGCGCGCTTGTGGGAACGTTCGATCCGCAATTGCTGACGCTCTGCGACGACGCGGGAGTTAGCCTGGGGCGAGCACTCACCGCGTTCGGTTGCGATCCGCATGCGATCGATGCGTGCCGCGTTCTGGAGGGCGAAATTGTCGCTTACCTCGAACCCCACATCGAGCAGGGACCGCTGCTCGAAGCAGTCCATCAGCCGCTCGGCGTGGTGACGGCGATTGCCGGCCAAACGCGGCTCACCGTCGAGTGGGCAGGGGAGGGGGGGCATGCCGGCACGGCCCCGATGAACTTGCGGAACGATCCGCTTCCCATTGCTGGCCGTTGGGCGATCGCTGTCGAAGAACTCGCTCGCGCGACGCCAGGGCTCGTCGCGACCGTCGGGCGGTTCGTCGTCGACCCGAACGTGCCGAATTGCATTCCGCGGATGGTGACAGCGTCGCTTGACGTGCGACATCAGGACGACGCCGTACGGATTATGGCGGTGGCGAAGTTGCTCGCCCTGGCGGAAGAGCTGGCGCAGGGCGCCAATTTGGCTGTGCGCGTGGAGCGGCAGCACGAACACGCGGCGGTTGCGATGGACGTTGAATTGACGGCAGGGCTCGCCGCGGCAGTGACTGAGGTCGATGCCGCACCACGGCTCATGGTCAGCGGGGCTGGCCACGACGCCGGCGTTGTCGCTCGCGCGGCGCCGACGGCGATGCTCTTTCTCCGCAGTCCCGGCGGCGTGAGCCATCATCCGGCCGAGGCCGTTCACGCGGCTGACGTAGCGCTCGGGCTTGAGGCACTGGTAATGTTCGTAAAGCAGTTGGCGGCGCAGTCGGCCGCCGCTTCGCGTTGA
- the allE gene encoding (S)-ureidoglycine aminohydrolase, translating to MSHPAMDLFGTTRSRVTSQHALITPDTWVWQDLPGWRGAKGVVHISPHMGARFVQANVAIDAGGFTGGAAEGVERVVWVRTGKLALKLPGGAAHTLVAEDFAYLPSDRPHELKAIEASNIVLFEKRYVKAAFEFPEAIVGKTADAPGVAFMGDEQARLQTLLPTDERFDMAVNVFTYQPGANLPQVEIHVMEHGLVMLDGMGVYRLGDSWYPVEEGDVIWMASYCPQWFVAMGKAPARYLYYKDVNREPLLGL from the coding sequence ATGAGCCATCCTGCCATGGATTTGTTTGGAACGACTCGCAGCCGCGTCACGTCGCAGCATGCTCTCATCACGCCCGACACGTGGGTGTGGCAAGATCTTCCTGGTTGGCGAGGGGCCAAGGGCGTCGTCCACATCTCGCCTCACATGGGCGCCCGGTTCGTGCAGGCTAACGTCGCGATTGATGCAGGTGGTTTCACCGGCGGCGCGGCCGAAGGGGTCGAACGCGTCGTCTGGGTGCGAACGGGGAAGCTTGCGCTCAAGTTGCCAGGGGGCGCTGCGCACACGCTCGTGGCGGAAGATTTTGCGTACCTCCCGTCCGATCGGCCGCACGAACTGAAGGCGATCGAAGCGAGCAACATCGTGCTATTTGAAAAGCGGTACGTGAAGGCGGCGTTCGAATTCCCCGAAGCGATCGTCGGCAAAACGGCCGACGCGCCGGGCGTGGCGTTCATGGGCGACGAACAAGCCCGCCTGCAAACGCTGCTGCCGACCGACGAGCGGTTCGACATGGCGGTAAACGTTTTTACTTATCAGCCGGGGGCCAACCTGCCGCAGGTCGAGATCCATGTGATGGAACACGGCCTGGTGATGCTCGACGGCATGGGCGTCTACCGGCTGGGCGATTCGTGGTACCCGGTCGAAGAAGGCGACGTCATTTGGATGGCGTCGTACTGCCCGCAATGGTTCGTGGCGATGGGAAAGGCGCCGGCGCGCTATCTCTACTACAAAGACGTGAATCGTGAACCGCTGCTGGGCTTGTAA
- a CDS encoding acyl-CoA dehydrogenase family protein — protein sequence MSTELRPRPASDDNDGPSFAETALKLGGKSDDEARRTGAIDAADDQVEKLFAAQYQTANSPAHRAVWDNGVPVDLFQSEPAVTPPAIQQVMDASVEIVRRHRDGGSLYNDEHKIADHVLAELGQAGYWGLLVDPAYGGKGTPFSAFAPFLTRMATIDPTVAGLASVHGCIGAVDPVRTFGTDEQRQRFLPGLASGERLSAFALTEPGAGSDLTALKTTAVRSGDDFIVNGEKLFITNVVPGRTIGLVCLIEGKPAVLIVELPREENDQFQLRKYGLWALKHTYNRGIIFRDFRVPAENLLTPPKGDGLTIAYHGLNLGRIALCANAAGTMRLMMANIIPWANFRETYGQTIARRELVRRRLGQLAGLITAADGLVAWCAGLIDRGYRGEMECIVAKIFGSEAQKHAAIELFMKTHGGRSFLHGHNFGDNVHEYLAPCIYEGEGEMLAMGFFKSLVKEHGKTFFEPIGKTLAAAGIKKPNPLNPAHAWALKGVAWPYAKWMIARRLSSGAAPQLPTMSAELRRHAEFACENLHAMGLEISQTMSKFQLALADRQCRMAELSQRCQDLITMLCASLYGARQQDELVRTAADVFCQELKSKYTGKRASNSYYRQVTDLGAAIAEGGFKGIAGLDGGEIMMRY from the coding sequence ATGTCCACCGAGCTCCGCCCTCGCCCCGCGTCCGACGACAACGACGGCCCCTCGTTCGCCGAAACGGCGCTTAAGCTTGGCGGCAAGAGCGACGACGAGGCCCGTCGCACCGGGGCAATCGATGCGGCCGACGATCAAGTCGAAAAGCTGTTCGCCGCTCAATATCAAACCGCGAACAGTCCAGCCCACCGCGCGGTATGGGACAACGGCGTACCGGTCGATTTGTTTCAAAGCGAACCAGCGGTGACGCCGCCAGCCATCCAGCAGGTGATGGACGCCTCGGTGGAGATCGTCCGTCGCCATCGCGACGGCGGTTCGCTCTACAACGACGAACACAAGATCGCCGACCACGTGCTCGCCGAACTTGGGCAAGCGGGCTACTGGGGGCTGCTCGTCGACCCAGCCTACGGCGGCAAAGGCACGCCCTTCTCGGCGTTCGCCCCGTTCCTCACGCGGATGGCGACCATCGACCCGACGGTTGCAGGCTTGGCATCGGTCCACGGCTGCATCGGCGCCGTCGACCCCGTGCGAACGTTCGGCACGGACGAACAACGGCAACGTTTTCTGCCAGGGCTCGCCTCGGGTGAGCGGCTCAGCGCGTTCGCGCTTACCGAACCGGGCGCCGGCAGCGATCTCACGGCACTGAAAACAACGGCCGTCCGCTCCGGCGACGACTTCATCGTCAATGGCGAAAAACTGTTCATCACCAACGTCGTCCCCGGCCGGACGATTGGTCTCGTCTGCCTGATCGAAGGCAAGCCGGCGGTCCTCATCGTCGAATTGCCGCGAGAAGAAAACGACCAGTTCCAACTCCGCAAGTACGGCCTCTGGGCGCTCAAGCACACCTACAATCGCGGTATCATCTTCCGCGACTTCCGCGTGCCGGCCGAGAACTTGCTAACGCCTCCGAAGGGCGACGGCCTCACCATCGCGTACCACGGTCTCAACCTCGGCCGCATCGCCCTCTGTGCGAACGCCGCCGGCACGATGCGCCTCATGATGGCGAACATCATTCCGTGGGCGAACTTCCGCGAAACCTACGGCCAAACGATCGCCCGTCGCGAACTTGTCCGTCGCCGCCTCGGCCAACTGGCCGGCCTGATAACCGCCGCGGACGGCCTCGTCGCCTGGTGCGCCGGCCTGATCGATCGCGGCTATCGCGGCGAAATGGAATGCATCGTCGCCAAAATCTTCGGCAGCGAAGCGCAAAAGCATGCGGCGATCGAGCTGTTTATGAAAACTCACGGCGGCCGCTCGTTCTTGCATGGCCACAACTTTGGCGACAACGTCCACGAATACCTCGCTCCGTGCATCTACGAAGGCGAGGGCGAGATGCTCGCGATGGGCTTCTTCAAATCGCTCGTGAAGGAGCACGGCAAAACGTTCTTCGAACCGATCGGCAAGACGCTCGCCGCCGCCGGCATCAAGAAGCCGAACCCGCTTAACCCCGCGCATGCCTGGGCACTGAAGGGGGTCGCGTGGCCCTACGCCAAGTGGATGATTGCCCGCCGGCTGTCGAGCGGCGCCGCCCCACAACTGCCAACGATGTCGGCCGAGCTGCGCCGGCACGCCGAATTCGCGTGCGAGAACCTCCACGCGATGGGTCTCGAAATCTCGCAAACGATGAGCAAGTTCCAACTCGCCCTCGCCGATCGCCAATGCCGCATGGCGGAACTATCACAACGCTGCCAAGACTTGATCACGATGCTCTGCGCGTCGCTCTACGGCGCCCGCCAGCAGGACGAGCTCGTGCGCACCGCGGCCGACGTGTTCTGCCAAGAACTGAAGAGCAAGTACACGGGCAAGCGGGCTAGCAACAGCTACTACCGCCAAGTGACCGACCTCGGCGCCGCGATCGCCGAAGGTGGTTTCAAGGGAATCGCAGGGCTCGATGGCGGCGAAATCATGATGCGCTACTAG
- a CDS encoding aminopeptidase, with protein sequence MHDPRIDKLANLLLDHSCRIQPGERVVIEAFDLPEMNLVCALVEGAAERGAIPLVTTKSNKVLRSLYRTATKESMEAAAKFEKDRMDSAQAYIGIRGAANSSQQADVPQERMDLYQKYWWHAVHSEIRVPKTKWVVLRYPTDSFAQAANMSSSAFEDFYFNVCTTDYVAMKEAQLPLKKRMEAADRVKITAPGTELEFSIKDIPVIPCFGERNIPDGEVFTAPVRDSINGVIRFNTQSRYQGTVFSDITFEFKNGKIVKATANNTERINAVLDSDEGARYCGEWSLGTNNRVRHPMLDTLFDEKIGGSFHLTPGNAYDIADNGNRSRIHWDLVLIQREDYGGGEIWFDGELLRKDGRFVPADLQGLNEGL encoded by the coding sequence ATGCACGATCCACGCATCGACAAGCTTGCCAATTTGCTCCTTGATCACAGCTGCCGGATCCAACCGGGCGAGCGGGTCGTCATCGAGGCCTTTGATTTGCCCGAGATGAACCTCGTTTGCGCGCTGGTCGAAGGCGCCGCGGAACGGGGGGCGATTCCGCTGGTCACCACGAAGAGCAACAAGGTGCTGCGGTCGCTCTACCGCACAGCGACCAAGGAGTCGATGGAAGCGGCCGCGAAGTTTGAGAAGGATCGCATGGATTCGGCGCAGGCCTACATCGGCATCCGGGGCGCCGCGAACAGCAGCCAGCAGGCCGACGTGCCGCAAGAGCGGATGGACCTCTACCAAAAGTATTGGTGGCATGCCGTTCACAGCGAGATCCGCGTCCCGAAGACGAAGTGGGTCGTCCTTCGCTACCCGACCGACTCGTTCGCCCAAGCAGCGAACATGAGCAGCTCTGCGTTCGAAGATTTTTACTTCAACGTCTGCACGACTGACTACGTTGCGATGAAGGAAGCGCAGCTGCCGCTGAAGAAGCGGATGGAAGCGGCGGACCGGGTGAAGATCACTGCGCCGGGTACTGAGCTCGAATTCTCGATCAAGGACATTCCGGTGATTCCGTGCTTCGGCGAGCGGAACATCCCCGACGGCGAAGTTTTCACGGCCCCCGTGCGCGACAGCATCAACGGCGTTATTCGCTTCAATACGCAGTCGCGCTATCAAGGGACGGTGTTCAGCGACATCACGTTCGAATTCAAGAACGGCAAAATCGTAAAGGCTACCGCTAACAATACCGAGCGAATTAACGCCGTGCTCGACTCCGACGAAGGCGCCCGCTACTGCGGCGAATGGTCGCTCGGGACGAACAACCGCGTTCGCCACCCGATGCTCGACACGCTGTTCGACGAAAAAATCGGCGGCAGCTTCCACCTGACGCCGGGCAACGCCTACGACATTGCGGACAACGGAAATCGCAGCCGCATTCACTGGGACTTGGTGCTGATCCAACGCGAAGATTACGGCGGCGGCGAGATCTGGTTCGACGGCGAACTGCTGCGGAAAGATGGCCGGTTTGTGCCGGCGGATTTGCAGGGGCTGAACGAAGGGTTGTAG